One part of the Anaerofustis stercorihominis DSM 17244 genome encodes these proteins:
- a CDS encoding zinc-dependent alcohol dehydrogenase — MEEIKNIRFGCLTKKGCAEVHEMPLKDLKDNEVLIKQLACNICTADYTQWLGLREHNGYPISGGHEGSGVVIKKGLNVSDLEIGDFVALANNYCGSCEFCRSGRESECRIRATYDDHGIYKGRMGFADYFIRPVTSVIKMNKELTPGEAAFLEPVATVVKGIKKLRLKPFEKVVVIGAGTMGMLNAFVARAYGAQVIISEMMENKLDTAKKLGFSTINPSKENAVDKVMEFTSNKGADIVIIAVGNTNANIEASKMLKKMDGKMLLFAASYPSPEIGITANDIHYRRIEVIGTYLADLKDFLNAADLLNTKKIDVSKLIEKNTYYLDDINEAFKEASTPGKYRVSVLLHKE; from the coding sequence ATGGAAGAAATTAAAAATATAAGATTTGGATGTCTTACGAAAAAAGGATGTGCCGAGGTTCATGAGATGCCTCTTAAGGATTTAAAGGATAATGAAGTTTTGATAAAACAATTGGCATGTAATATATGTACTGCCGATTATACCCAGTGGCTGGGGCTGCGTGAGCATAACGGTTATCCCATAAGCGGAGGACATGAGGGAAGCGGTGTTGTAATAAAAAAGGGCTTAAATGTATCTGATTTGGAAATCGGAGATTTTGTTGCACTTGCAAATAATTACTGCGGTTCATGTGAATTCTGCCGAAGCGGAAGAGAAAGCGAGTGCCGTATTAGAGCCACATATGACGACCATGGTATTTACAAAGGCAGGATGGGCTTTGCCGACTATTTTATTCGCCCGGTAACGAGTGTAATAAAAATGAATAAGGAGCTGACACCAGGTGAAGCGGCATTCCTGGAACCTGTGGCTACTGTTGTAAAGGGAATTAAAAAGTTAAGGCTCAAACCTTTTGAAAAAGTCGTAGTCATAGGAGCAGGGACTATGGGCATGCTTAATGCTTTTGTTGCAAGAGCTTACGGAGCACAAGTTATCATAAGCGAAATGATGGAAAATAAACTGGATACAGCAAAAAAATTAGGATTTTCAACGATAAATCCGTCTAAGGAAAATGCAGTAGACAAAGTAATGGAATTTACTTCAAATAAAGGTGCGGATATCGTAATCATAGCTGTCGGAAATACAAACGCAAATATAGAAGCGTCAAAAATGCTGAAAAAAATGGATGGGAAAATGCTTTTATTTGCGGCAAGTTATCCGTCTCCCGAAATAGGTATCACCGCAAACGACATTCATTACAGGAGAATAGAAGTTATAGGAACCTATTTGGCAGATTTGAAAGACTTTTTGAATGCGGCAGATCTATTAAATACAAAAAAAATAGATGTCAGTAAACTTATAGAGAAAAATACATATTATCTGGATGATATAAATGAAGCTTTTAAGGAGGCTTCCACACCCGGAAAATATAGAGTCAGTGTACTTTTACATAAGGAATAA
- a CDS encoding PTS transporter subunit IIC has protein sequence MLNVVNTILGLGAAVIMPLVILILGLVFRMKIKNAVRAGLTVGIGFTGINLAIGLISNNLGGIVEGLQKKFNLTLNITDVGWPAGSAISFGNGTFVVACILTFLAINAIFLILNWTHTLNVDIFNYWHHILIGTMSYFATGSMVIGIIVATAFMMINTILAERQEDVVVDFGGEQWRGLSFTTQSFPIQLLFSRACNWVIDRIPGINKINFNLNQLPSSISFFAEPAILGFILGGLLSAVAGYAWENILSVGINMAAAMYLLPRMVSIMMEGLAPLTDAAREFMTSKFPGRKFNLAMDYCMLMGDKEVITMGLIGIPIVLFLAVVLPGNKFLPFTDLPSLPYWVIGIVYGSRHNAFRTILISIISFSLALYMVTDLAPLFTQMASNVGFEFVKGTTIGGYCIGFEWVGYILHKIVTFIF, from the coding sequence ATGTTAAATGTTGTAAATACAATCTTAGGTTTAGGTGCGGCTGTAATCATGCCATTGGTAATTTTAATTCTCGGTCTAGTATTCAGAATGAAGATCAAAAATGCCGTAAGAGCAGGTCTTACCGTTGGTATCGGATTTACAGGTATCAATTTGGCAATCGGATTAATAAGTAATAATTTGGGAGGTATAGTCGAAGGGCTTCAGAAAAAATTCAATCTGACTCTTAATATTACAGATGTCGGCTGGCCGGCAGGTTCGGCTATATCCTTTGGAAACGGTACGTTCGTAGTTGCATGTATATTGACATTCCTTGCAATAAACGCTATTTTCTTGATTTTAAATTGGACTCATACATTAAATGTTGATATATTCAATTATTGGCATCATATTTTAATCGGTACTATGTCTTATTTCGCAACAGGAAGTATGGTTATAGGTATCATCGTAGCTACTGCATTTATGATGATAAACACGATCCTTGCGGAAAGACAGGAAGATGTCGTTGTTGATTTCGGAGGAGAGCAGTGGAGAGGTCTTAGTTTTACGACCCAGAGTTTTCCTATCCAGTTACTCTTCTCTAGAGCGTGTAACTGGGTAATAGACAGGATACCCGGAATAAATAAAATCAATTTTAACCTTAATCAGCTTCCTTCAAGTATATCTTTCTTTGCTGAACCTGCAATCCTCGGTTTTATCCTAGGCGGATTGTTATCAGCGGTAGCCGGATATGCGTGGGAAAATATTCTCAGCGTTGGTATAAATATGGCAGCGGCAATGTACCTGCTTCCTAGAATGGTTTCCATAATGATGGAAGGGCTAGCACCTCTAACAGATGCTGCGAGAGAATTTATGACAAGTAAATTCCCTGGAAGAAAATTCAATTTGGCAATGGATTATTGTATGTTGATGGGAGATAAAGAAGTTATAACAATGGGACTAATCGGTATTCCTATCGTTCTTTTCCTAGCAGTTGTACTTCCCGGAAATAAATTCTTACCGTTTACCGACTTACCTTCACTTCCTTATTGGGTAATAGGTATCGTATACGGTTCCAGACATAATGCCTTCAGAACTATACTTATATCGATAATTTCATTCTCACTTGCACTTTATATGGTTACCGACCTTGCTCCGCTGTTTACTCAGATGGCTTCAAATGTCGGCTTCGAATTCGTCAAAGGAACTACTATCGGCGGATACTGTATAGGTTTTGAATGGGTAGGATATATATTACATAAGATAGTGACGTTTATATTCTAA
- a CDS encoding NADH:flavin oxidoreductase: MSLNIFSPIEINGHKIKNRIVMPAMVSFNYEVKDGEVNDKIIEHYTLRAKGGVGLIIIEAICVDEKLNCRLTKGELGLWDDELIKGHKKLVSEIHNENCTVLAQLSHAGIKGITEANIAPSDFEGTIINKAFKAKEMTVPQIKEIKDKFVKAALRAKRAKYDGVEIHCAHSYLLSDFISPLSNKRNDEYGGSLDKRMKLPLEILKEIRKECGNDFIISVRMGFDEPTIDEGIKIAKMFDTCGSDIIHISTGFGSSGYMSESIMPKAPNDFPLNIRIWASSQIKPYLSCKVIAVGGIRNAEDANTVIFEGYGDFAAVGRGLLCDPEFVNKIKENKKIANCFNCNKCMWSSGMEKCPGRKKYLDSLK; the protein is encoded by the coding sequence ATGAGTTTAAATATATTTTCTCCCATTGAAATAAATGGACATAAAATAAAAAACAGAATAGTCATGCCTGCAATGGTGAGTTTTAACTATGAAGTAAAAGACGGAGAAGTTAACGATAAGATAATAGAACATTATACGTTAAGAGCAAAAGGAGGCGTTGGCTTAATTATAATAGAAGCAATTTGTGTGGATGAAAAACTTAACTGCAGATTGACAAAAGGTGAGCTGGGACTCTGGGACGATGAACTTATTAAAGGTCATAAAAAACTGGTAAGTGAAATACATAATGAGAACTGTACTGTACTGGCACAGCTCAGTCATGCAGGGATAAAAGGTATAACGGAGGCGAATATAGCTCCTTCCGATTTTGAAGGGACTATAATAAATAAAGCCTTTAAGGCAAAAGAGATGACGGTTCCTCAAATAAAAGAGATAAAAGATAAATTTGTAAAAGCGGCACTCAGAGCAAAAAGAGCAAAGTATGATGGCGTTGAAATACATTGTGCTCATTCATATTTGCTGAGTGATTTTATTTCTCCGTTATCGAACAAAAGAAATGATGAATATGGAGGGTCCTTAGATAAAAGGATGAAACTTCCTTTAGAAATTTTAAAAGAAATAAGAAAAGAATGTGGTAATGATTTTATTATTTCAGTAAGAATGGGTTTTGACGAACCTACAATAGATGAAGGAATAAAAATTGCAAAAATGTTTGATACCTGCGGTTCCGATATAATTCATATTTCTACGGGGTTCGGTTCCAGCGGGTATATGAGTGAAAGCATTATGCCTAAAGCTCCGAATGATTTTCCTTTGAATATCAGGATTTGGGCAAGTTCACAAATAAAACCTTATTTAAGCTGTAAAGTAATAGCCGTGGGAGGAATTAGAAATGCAGAAGATGCAAATACAGTGATTTTTGAAGGCTACGGCGATTTTGCGGCAGTGGGAAGAGGGCTTTTATGTGACCCTGAATTTGTAAACAAAATCAAAGAAAATAAAAAAATTGCAAATTGCTTTAATTGTAATAAATGTATGTGGAGCAGCGGTATGGAAAAATGCCCCGGAAGAAAAAAATATTTGGACAGTTTAAAATAA
- a CDS encoding YbaK/EbsC family protein, protein MAIDLVKEYFDKFNIKDKVLEFDVSSATVELAAKALNTEGARIAKTLSFKDKAEDNNCILVVTAGDARIDNKKFKAEFNQKAKMLSADEVEEFTNHKIGGVCPFANPQGVKTYLDVSMKRFDTVFPACGSANSAIELTCDELFKYSNALKWVDVTQ, encoded by the coding sequence ATGGCTATAGATTTGGTAAAAGAATATTTTGATAAATTTAATATAAAAGATAAAGTGCTGGAGTTCGATGTATCCAGTGCAACAGTGGAGCTTGCGGCAAAGGCATTGAACACCGAAGGAGCGAGGATCGCAAAGACTCTGTCATTTAAGGATAAAGCAGAAGACAACAACTGTATATTGGTAGTCACAGCGGGAGATGCAAGAATAGATAACAAAAAATTCAAGGCAGAATTTAATCAAAAGGCGAAAATGTTAAGTGCGGATGAAGTTGAAGAGTTCACAAATCACAAGATAGGCGGTGTATGTCCTTTTGCAAATCCTCAGGGAGTAAAAACATATCTTGATGTTTCGATGAAAAGGTTCGATACCGTTTTCCCTGCATGCGGAAGTGCGAACAGTGCCATAGAACTGACATGTGACGAACTTTTTAAATACTCCAATGCCTTAAAATGGGTCGATGTTACGCAGTAA
- a CDS encoding MerR family transcriptional regulator, which translates to MEDKFNIGTISKTLGIPKSTIRYWESEGLISLDRNYNNEYREFSVSSIFEILDILFYRKLNIPIKELKEINFKSTEDIEQILINNKKIINEQIKNLKKTRNLIDERLEQTKTFYYLKENPYEIVNEINNIGTVIEFEMSNREILNKYSSAPGHFVYFIDREKNIYKYGFITDNVTEKDNVLWKNEKGKYKYARFILKQDYYSLNTDVFKHVKELSKRGYQVGKLIARYLLTDYDNGKYDYYEAFIEIWDI; encoded by the coding sequence ATGGAAGATAAATTTAATATAGGAACTATTTCAAAAACTTTGGGAATTCCGAAATCAACAATAAGATACTGGGAAAGCGAAGGACTTATAAGTCTTGACAGAAATTATAACAATGAATACAGAGAGTTCTCAGTCTCGTCTATATTTGAAATTCTTGATATCTTATTTTACAGAAAGCTTAATATCCCAATAAAAGAATTAAAGGAAATAAACTTTAAAAGTACCGAAGATATAGAACAGATACTCATAAATAATAAAAAAATAATCAATGAACAAATCAAAAATTTAAAAAAGACTAGGAATTTAATCGATGAAAGACTGGAACAAACGAAAACTTTCTACTATTTAAAGGAAAATCCTTATGAAATCGTAAATGAAATAAACAATATCGGAACGGTAATAGAATTTGAAATGTCAAACAGAGAGATTTTAAATAAGTACTCTTCGGCGCCGGGACATTTTGTTTACTTCATCGACAGAGAAAAAAATATATATAAATACGGATTTATCACGGATAATGTAACAGAAAAAGACAATGTACTATGGAAAAACGAAAAAGGGAAATATAAATATGCAAGATTCATATTAAAACAGGATTACTACAGCTTAAATACAGATGTGTTCAAACACGTGAAAGAACTTAGTAAAAGAGGATACCAAGTTGGAAAACTCATTGCAAGGTATCTGCTGACCGATTATGATAATGGGAAATATGATTACTATGAAGCTTTTATTGAAATATGGGATATTTAG
- a CDS encoding class II fructose-bisphosphate aldolase produces MLVSMDKLLNKAKKEKYAVASANVFSDRSVKACFEAANNLNAPIIISATSYVPMEEIALLVNYYKDKYENVSVSLNLDHGSDFDVAMRAIRCGFTSVMIDKSTLEFEENVRYVKEVVKAAHAVGVSVEAELGHVGKGFEYDETRDSGLTRTDEAFDYVKKTEVDALAVAVGTSHGVYKGVPNLDFDLLNDLSNIVNVPLVLHGGSGTGDDKLKKAVQCGIQKVNLSTDLSGAYISSCSKYIKEAGEIIDKDFNVTYKGNRTVFTNTCLDMGLNGYRDLLSHYIELFGGKGKA; encoded by the coding sequence ATGTTAGTAAGTATGGATAAACTCTTAAATAAAGCTAAAAAAGAGAAATATGCCGTAGCGTCTGCCAATGTATTCAGTGACAGAAGTGTAAAAGCATGTTTCGAAGCTGCAAATAATTTAAATGCACCGATTATAATTTCCGCAACTTCCTATGTTCCCATGGAAGAAATCGCACTTCTAGTAAATTATTATAAAGATAAATATGAAAATGTTTCGGTATCATTAAATCTTGATCACGGTTCGGATTTTGATGTGGCTATGAGAGCTATAAGGTGCGGTTTTACTTCCGTTATGATAGATAAATCCACGCTTGAATTTGAAGAAAACGTGAGATATGTAAAAGAAGTCGTAAAAGCCGCTCACGCCGTAGGTGTAAGCGTTGAAGCAGAGCTCGGACATGTCGGCAAAGGCTTTGAATACGATGAAACCAGAGACAGCGGACTTACAAGGACCGATGAAGCTTTTGATTATGTGAAAAAAACCGAAGTGGATGCTCTTGCTGTAGCGGTAGGGACTTCGCACGGAGTATATAAAGGTGTTCCTAATCTCGATTTTGATCTGCTTAATGACTTGAGTAATATTGTGAACGTACCTCTTGTCCTTCACGGAGGTTCCGGAACGGGTGATGATAAATTAAAAAAAGCGGTCCAATGCGGAATTCAAAAAGTTAATTTATCTACTGATTTATCCGGTGCATATATATCTTCCTGCTCAAAATATATCAAAGAAGCAGGAGAAATTATAGATAAAGATTTTAACGTTACTTATAAAGGTAACAGGACTGTTTTTACCAATACTTGCCTGGATATGGGGTTAAATGGTTACAGAGATCTATTGTCACATTACATAGAGTTGTTCGGCGGTAAAGGTAAAGCATGA
- a CDS encoding MATE family efflux transporter, with protein MNNSISKEFNLSSLIKFSLPTIIMMLFMALYTIVDGVFVSRIVGINGLSAINIIEPLMNLFFGAAIMFGTGGSAIIGRKIGEKKDDEANGDLSLIVLTVFIISAVMSVISLLFLDKIIYFLGASDVLFKYCYDYLKICLTFIPLLMFQLVFSSLFVTAGKPALGLAFTIIAGITNIFLDYIFMVPMDMGISGAALGTTIGYMIPSAAGLIFFIFNKKGLHFGKIDKNLKVLTKCMTNGASEMVGHVSMCITNWMFNVTLMRMLGEQGVAAISLLLYAQFLFNSMYMGFSSGVAPIISYNFGSENKLQLQRIFKNSIKIIMVSTVTIFVMSLVFAQDVVSIFIPKSSDTYGLAIRAYLLFSVTFLFSGFNIFASSMFTALSNGKISALISFMRTFVFIAGAIILLPLIIGVDGLWLAIPIAEVLALIISIICIVKQKDRYNYIN; from the coding sequence ATGAATAATAGTATTTCAAAAGAATTTAACTTGAGTTCCCTTATAAAATTCAGTTTGCCTACGATTATTATGATGCTATTTATGGCTCTTTATACTATCGTAGACGGAGTATTCGTATCAAGGATTGTGGGAATAAACGGACTTAGCGCAATAAATATAATTGAGCCTCTCATGAATTTGTTTTTTGGGGCAGCAATTATGTTTGGTACGGGAGGAAGTGCGATAATAGGAAGGAAGATCGGGGAGAAAAAAGACGATGAAGCAAACGGAGATCTATCTTTGATAGTCCTTACCGTGTTTATTATAAGTGCAGTGATGTCGGTGATTTCTCTTTTATTCCTGGATAAAATAATATACTTTTTAGGAGCCAGCGATGTATTGTTTAAATATTGCTATGACTATCTAAAAATATGTCTGACCTTTATCCCTTTGCTTATGTTTCAGCTCGTGTTCAGCAGTCTGTTCGTAACTGCGGGTAAGCCTGCATTGGGACTTGCTTTTACGATAATTGCGGGAATAACCAATATATTTTTGGACTATATTTTTATGGTGCCTATGGATATGGGGATTTCCGGAGCTGCTTTGGGGACTACTATAGGATATATGATACCGTCTGCTGCGGGACTTATATTCTTCATATTTAATAAAAAAGGACTTCATTTCGGGAAAATCGATAAGAACTTAAAGGTACTTACAAAGTGCATGACAAACGGAGCTTCCGAAATGGTGGGACATGTTTCCATGTGTATAACGAACTGGATGTTCAACGTTACTCTTATGAGGATGCTCGGAGAACAAGGAGTTGCGGCTATATCCCTTTTACTTTATGCACAGTTTTTGTTCAACTCCATGTATATGGGTTTCTCCAGCGGGGTTGCTCCTATTATAAGTTATAACTTCGGGAGTGAAAATAAACTTCAGCTGCAAAGGATATTTAAGAACAGTATCAAGATAATAATGGTATCTACGGTGACAATATTTGTTATGTCCCTTGTATTTGCACAGGATGTGGTTTCGATTTTCATTCCAAAAAGCAGTGATACGTATGGACTTGCAATAAGAGCATATTTATTATTCTCGGTAACGTTCCTGTTCTCGGGTTTTAATATTTTTGCTTCATCTATGTTTACCGCACTGTCGAACGGAAAAATATCCGCACTTATATCATTTATGAGGACTTTTGTTTTCATTGCGGGAGCTATAATCCTTCTGCCGCTTATCATAGGTGTGGACGGATTGTGGCTTGCAATTCCCATAGCGGAAGTGCTTGCACTTATAATATCCATAATTTGTATAGTAAAACAGAAGGATAGGTATAATTATATTAATTAA
- a CDS encoding 2-hydroxyacid dehydrogenase yields the protein MSDKIKLALSAELLPDDMKKIKEKYDVKILPWTGSDYLPTKEDIISECIDNEVVLIYTDPMPKECIDVLSKNGLKLLGCARATPNNIDWKAAKDNNIPIIHAPGRNAHTVAEYTVGMLLAICKRIGFSYHGLMDGRFLADEKDIYDVPERKDVIWRFKDRENPRSSYPWSIDVYDRTIGLVGLGAIGQNVALICKGMGMNVIAYDPYQSDEIFSKLDVKKAEDYREMLPECDFVSVHLNVTEDTRSMINDEWFDLMRIDAYFINTARAAVVDQKALIEALENKKIAFAAIDVMWDEPAPKNHPLLKMDNVLITPHMGGISSDVKKWASQMVTDELMRYANKEKNIRLWTRLE from the coding sequence ATGAGCGATAAAATAAAACTTGCACTTAGTGCTGAGTTATTACCCGATGACATGAAGAAAATAAAAGAAAAATATGATGTGAAAATTTTACCATGGACGGGAAGCGACTATCTTCCGACTAAGGAAGATATAATAAGTGAATGTATTGATAATGAAGTCGTCCTTATATATACAGACCCCATGCCAAAAGAATGTATCGATGTTCTATCAAAAAACGGTTTGAAACTGCTTGGGTGTGCGAGAGCGACGCCGAACAATATAGACTGGAAAGCGGCAAAGGATAATAATATACCGATTATTCATGCTCCGGGAAGAAATGCACACACCGTTGCAGAGTATACTGTCGGGATGCTGCTTGCTATATGCAAAAGGATAGGTTTTTCATATCACGGTTTGATGGATGGCAGATTTCTTGCGGATGAAAAAGATATTTATGATGTTCCCGAAAGAAAAGACGTCATATGGCGTTTTAAAGACAGAGAAAATCCAAGGTCATCTTATCCTTGGAGCATTGATGTTTATGATAGAACAATAGGTCTTGTGGGGCTCGGTGCGATAGGACAGAATGTAGCTCTTATTTGCAAGGGTATGGGGATGAACGTAATAGCTTACGATCCATATCAAAGTGATGAAATATTCTCTAAATTAGATGTAAAAAAAGCCGAAGATTATAGAGAAATGCTTCCTGAGTGCGATTTTGTAAGTGTACATCTTAATGTTACCGAAGACACTAGGTCAATGATCAATGATGAGTGGTTTGATTTAATGAGAATAGACGCATACTTTATCAATACCGCAAGAGCCGCCGTTGTAGACCAGAAGGCACTTATAGAAGCTCTTGAAAACAAGAAGATAGCATTTGCTGCTATTGATGTCATGTGGGATGAACCCGCTCCGAAAAATCATCCTCTCCTTAAAATGGATAATGTACTCATAACTCCTCATATGGGAGGCATATCTTCCGATGTAAAAAAATGGGCTTCTCAGATGGTTACTGATGAACTTATGAGGTATGCAAACAAAGAAAAGAACATCAGATTATGGACAAGACTTGAATAA
- a CDS encoding alcohol dehydrogenase catalytic domain-containing protein: protein MKALVLKGKCKVDYEDVETPKCPKRGLLLKIEAVGLCGSDVRTYAFGHHNVEYPAVLGHENVGRIIEVSEGVDGYEVGERIMMHPGIPCGKCTYCQSGLQSLCENRLTYGHTIYGGMAEYMAVPKEGIDRGLILKVPKNIKSEEIVTVELLSSVLNAQENAGVNIGDTVVIIGTGPIGCLHSEISRLKGAKKIIMVDLKASRLEMCKQFSGTDFIDSSKYDPIEKVMELTGGIGADHVIVAAPSADAHYQGLRMLKKRGTLVLFGGLNKDNPWTKLDANLIHYRELTIKGAFGYGFSVFSKAFDIVCNKMLRGNIVTHIIPLKDMEKGVSLIKKGEALKVVMKP from the coding sequence ATGAAAGCACTTGTACTAAAAGGAAAATGTAAGGTTGATTATGAAGATGTAGAAACGCCGAAGTGTCCTAAAAGAGGTCTTCTTTTAAAAATAGAAGCCGTGGGGCTTTGCGGCAGTGATGTCAGGACTTATGCGTTCGGACACCATAATGTAGAGTATCCCGCCGTACTTGGGCACGAAAATGTGGGAAGGATAATAGAAGTATCTGAAGGTGTAGATGGATACGAAGTTGGAGAGCGTATCATGATGCATCCGGGTATACCATGCGGGAAATGTACTTATTGTCAAAGCGGGCTTCAGTCACTTTGTGAAAACAGGCTGACATATGGACATACTATTTATGGCGGAATGGCGGAATATATGGCTGTTCCGAAAGAAGGTATAGACAGAGGGCTTATACTAAAAGTTCCAAAAAATATAAAAAGTGAAGAGATAGTTACCGTTGAACTTCTTTCTTCTGTACTCAATGCACAGGAAAATGCGGGAGTGAACATAGGTGATACAGTAGTTATAATCGGGACCGGTCCAATTGGATGTCTTCACTCCGAAATATCCAGATTAAAGGGAGCAAAGAAAATAATCATGGTTGATTTGAAAGCTTCCCGTCTTGAGATGTGCAAACAGTTCAGCGGTACGGATTTTATAGATTCTTCCAAGTACGATCCGATAGAAAAAGTCATGGAACTGACTGGCGGAATTGGGGCAGATCATGTAATAGTTGCGGCTCCTTCTGCGGATGCTCATTATCAAGGACTTAGGATGCTCAAAAAAAGAGGTACTCTTGTACTGTTCGGCGGACTGAATAAAGATAATCCATGGACCAAGCTGGACGCAAATTTAATTCATTACAGAGAACTTACCATAAAAGGTGCTTTCGGATACGGATTTTCCGTATTTTCCAAAGCATTCGATATAGTATGCAACAAAATGCTCAGGGGTAATATAGTGACACATATAATTCCATTGAAAGATATGGAAAAAGGTGTGTCTTTAATTAAAAAGGGTGAAGCTTTAAAAGTAGTAATGAAGCCATAA
- a CDS encoding GNAT family N-acetyltransferase, which yields MKFELKNWDEKYIKDVAKHANNEKIASKLRDVFPYPYTYEDAEWYVKDCILNEGNNNITRAIVINGEAVGSIGVFVMDDVYKKSAEIGYWLGEDYWGKGIMSEAVNIIIKEAFDRFDIVRIHAEIFSNNPGSKGVLEKAGFKFEGRKEKSIYKNGEILDSLVYAYIK from the coding sequence ATGAAATTTGAATTAAAAAACTGGGACGAAAAGTATATAAAAGATGTGGCCAAACATGCAAATAATGAAAAAATCGCAAGTAAATTGAGGGATGTTTTCCCATATCCTTATACTTATGAAGATGCAGAGTGGTACGTTAAGGACTGCATTTTAAACGAGGGGAATAACAATATAACAAGAGCTATAGTTATAAACGGTGAAGCAGTGGGCAGTATAGGCGTTTTTGTCATGGATGATGTGTACAAAAAAAGTGCAGAAATAGGCTACTGGCTGGGTGAAGATTACTGGGGCAAAGGTATTATGAGCGAAGCTGTAAATATAATCATAAAAGAAGCTTTTGATAGGTTCGATATAGTGAGGATACATGCAGAGATTTTTTCAAATAACCCGGGTTCAAAGGGAGTTCTTGAAAAAGCCGGGTTTAAATTTGAAGGCAGGAAAGAAAAAAGCATATATAAAAATGGCGAAATTTTAGATAGCCTCGTTTACGCTTATATAAAATAA
- a CDS encoding phosphotriesterase gives MNKIRTVLGDISSDKIGMTYTHEHIYSRPYTSEMDPTLAITDIDLSIKELINFKNAGGVTLVEGTAIDYGRNPEIMRKASKKSGVNLIATTGYYLHDHNPDNIKGISIAELADVFIKDILFGMDSSNIKAGQIKCAVSPLYIHENEEKCLKAAAYAQRKTNAPIWIHHGGIMGMEILDILEESGADLSKVVLGHVDRNPDTFDYKQIAKRGCYMSVDNLARLYRYPLEENIRILKDLLDMDKLDWIFISADFGRYTYYKAYGGGPGLEYIIKKFIPRFMKECELSEEDIKQIFINNPKAVYGCF, from the coding sequence ATGAATAAAATAAGAACGGTACTCGGAGATATTTCGTCGGATAAAATCGGCATGACATATACCCATGAACATATATATTCAAGACCTTATACATCAGAAATGGATCCTACACTTGCTATTACGGATATAGATTTAAGTATAAAAGAACTAATAAATTTTAAGAATGCGGGAGGCGTAACTTTAGTTGAAGGCACTGCTATTGATTATGGCAGGAATCCCGAGATAATGCGTAAAGCAAGTAAAAAATCTGGGGTAAATCTTATAGCAACCACAGGATACTATTTGCATGACCATAATCCGGATAATATAAAGGGTATTTCTATAGCGGAATTAGCCGATGTATTTATAAAAGATATCCTTTTCGGTATGGATAGCAGCAATATAAAAGCAGGACAAATCAAATGTGCGGTGTCACCTCTGTATATACATGAAAATGAAGAGAAGTGTTTAAAAGCCGCTGCCTATGCTCAAAGAAAAACAAATGCTCCCATATGGATTCATCACGGGGGTATTATGGGAATGGAAATACTGGATATATTAGAGGAAAGCGGAGCGGATTTATCAAAAGTGGTTTTGGGACATGTAGACAGAAACCCCGATACCTTTGATTATAAACAAATCGCAAAAAGAGGATGTTATATGTCTGTTGATAATCTTGCAAGGCTTTACAGATATCCCCTTGAGGAAAATATAAGGATACTTAAAGACCTTTTGGATATGGATAAATTAGATTGGATATTCATAAGTGCGGATTTCGGAAGATATACGTACTACAAAGCTTACGGGGGTGGTCCGGGGCTTGAATATATCATCAAAAAGTTTATCCCGAGATTTATGAAAGAATGTGAATTGAGTGAAGAAGATATAAAACAAATATTTATAAATAATCCAAAGGCTGTTTATGGATGTTTTTAA